In the Populus trichocarpa isolate Nisqually-1 chromosome 1, P.trichocarpa_v4.1, whole genome shotgun sequence genome, one interval contains:
- the LOC18094817 gene encoding heterogeneous nuclear ribonucleoprotein 1, giving the protein MSMDYDYPLQERQYGDNVISFNGRDEDNRQQQRQEEGYYEEEEEQQQQEGEIGSGGIERNQSMNHHYHHHNRDSSSAGKLFVGGVSWETTEETFTNYFSKYGEVMDSVIMTDRHSGRPRGFGFVTFADPVVADRVLEEDHVIDGRAVEVKRTVPREDMEVRVTRTKKIFVGGIPPSLTEDELKEYFSVYGSIVDHQIMLDHKTGRSRGFGFVTFDSEDAVERIFSEGRTHELGGKQVEIKKAEPKRTGGDHGNATKSYAGFRNGAGGFGAGNSSAGRYGRKMGREYGGYSGYDGYSGYGSYGGSYPPGSTAGFYGGYGAYGYGFGFGGPMMYGGGVYGGSGYGTPSAYNNAAEYGGDKGYGRTGDGDSFGSGKRYGNGDAVSGVYGSTKGYGGSANGGAAVTGRFHPYRK; this is encoded by the exons ATGTCAATGGATTATGATTATCCACTTCAAGAAAGGCAATATGGAGATAACGTAATTTCCTTTAATGGCCGTGACGAAGACAATCGACAACAGCAGCGGCAAGAAGAAGGTtattatgaagaagaagaagaacagcaACAACAGGAGGGAGAAATAGGTAGTGGAGGGATTGAGAGAAATCAGTCAATGAATCATCACTATCATCACCACAATCGTGACTCTTCATCTGCAGG AAAACTCTTTGTTGGTGGTGTCTCCTGGGAAACTACTGAAG AAACATTCACTAATTACTTTAGTAAGTATGGAGAAGTCATGGACTCTGTAATAATGACGGATAGACATTCTGGAAGGCCACGAGGGTTTGGCTTTGTAACATTTGCTGACCCTGTAGTTGCTGATAGGGTTTTGGAGGAAGACCATGTTATAGATGGAAGAGCG GTGGAGGTGAAGAGGACAGTTCCAAGGGAAGATATGGAGGTTAGagtaacaagaacaaaaaaaatttttgttggTGGAATACCACCATCTTTGACTGAAG ATGAATTAAAGGAATACTTCTCTGTTTATGGTAGCATTGTTGACCACCAGATTATGCTAGATCATAAGACTGGAAGGTCTAGGGGATTTGGGTTTGTCACATTTGACAGTGAAGATGCTGTTGAACGAATCTTTTCAGAGGGCAGAACACATGAGCTTGGTGGTAAACAG gTGGAAATAAAGAAGGCTGAACCAAAGAGAACTGGTGGTGATCATGGCAATGCAACAAAGTCTTATGCTGGATTCAGAAATGGTGCTGGTGGTTTTGGTGCTGGCAATAGTTCAGCAGGTCGTTATGGTCGAAAAATGGGCAGAGAATATGGTGGGTACAGTGGCTATGATGGTTATAGTGGTTATGGCAGTTATGGGGGAAGCTATCCTCCTGGAAGCACTGCTGGTTTTTATGGTGGTTATGGAGCATATGGTTATGGATTTGGATTTGGTGGGCCAATGATGTATGGAGGTGGTGTATATGGAGGAAGTGGTTATGGTACTCCAAGTGCTTACAACAATGCAGCTGAGTATGGTGGTGATAAAGGATATGGGAGAACTGGTGATGGTGATAGTTTTGGCAGTGGTAAAAGATATGGTAATGGTGATGCCGTTAGTGGTGTCTATGGCAGTACTAAGGGGTATGGAGGCAGTGCAAATGGTGGTGCTGCTGTTACTGGAAGGTTTCATCCCTACCGGAAATAG